In bacterium, a single window of DNA contains:
- a CDS encoding class I SAM-dependent methyltransferase, translating to MANRTLAVTDEIYAYLENTLREPEVLRRLREETSKLPNAKMQIAPEQGQLMALLVELVGAKMCLEIGTFTGYSSTAVALALPPDGRLVACDSSREWTDVARRCWEEAGVSHKIELRLGPALQSLDALLAEGCAGRFDFAFIDADKASYDAYYEKTLKLLRPGGLVALDNALRHGRVADTADADPGTAVIRDLNRKIRDDVRVTMSLVPIADGLLLARKR from the coding sequence ATGGCCAACCGGACGCTGGCGGTCACCGACGAAATCTACGCCTACCTGGAAAACACCCTGCGGGAGCCCGAGGTCCTGCGGCGGCTCCGCGAGGAAACCTCGAAGCTGCCCAACGCCAAAATGCAGATCGCCCCGGAACAGGGGCAGCTCATGGCGCTGCTGGTGGAGCTCGTCGGGGCGAAAATGTGCCTGGAAATCGGCACCTTCACCGGCTACAGCTCCACCGCGGTGGCCCTGGCGCTGCCGCCCGACGGCAGGCTGGTCGCCTGCGACTCCAGCCGCGAGTGGACCGACGTCGCCCGGCGGTGCTGGGAGGAGGCCGGGGTTTCGCACAAGATCGAGCTCCGCCTGGGACCGGCCCTGCAAAGCCTGGATGCGCTTTTGGCCGAAGGTTGCGCCGGGCGGTTCGATTTCGCCTTCATTGACGCGGACAAGGCGAGCTACGACGCCTACTACGAGAAAACCCTAAAACTCCTGCGTCCCGGCGGCCTCGTCGCCCTGGACAACGCCCTGCGGCACGGGCGGGTGGCCGACACCGCCGACGCCGACCCGGGGACGGCCGTCATCCGCGACCTCAACCGTAAAATCCGGGACGACGTCCGCGTGACGATGTCCCTGGTGCCCATCGCCGACGGGCTGTTGCTGGCGAGG
- a CDS encoding Yip1 family protein — MPDEERDKGFKPLASTNEEQVYKSPIGQYLDAVVSPGEAFRGLKARPRWLVFFLLTLAVSLATLPLLMPYSVTAQREAINEILRENRDAMPAEQVARLEEFRDHAGTGFMGEVFPYLGVPVSLFIYLLLASAGLNVGVGLTGQKLGFRNAVSIVSLASVAMAAGVVVMLVLVLVKGDVYVGTNLGLLFPRMPSEWYMKVLRGFASQIDVFSAWSVYLLTVGVREVTGLSVKRSFRVVFILWLLWALVMTALSYFGFAQ, encoded by the coding sequence ATGCCCGACGAAGAACGAGACAAGGGGTTTAAACCCCTTGCCTCCACTAACGAAGAACAGGTTTACAAGAGCCCCATCGGCCAGTACCTCGACGCCGTGGTGTCGCCCGGCGAGGCCTTCCGCGGTCTGAAAGCCAGGCCGCGCTGGCTCGTCTTTTTCCTCCTCACCCTCGCCGTCTCCCTGGCCACCCTCCCCCTCCTGATGCCCTACTCCGTGACGGCCCAGCGCGAGGCGATAAACGAAATTCTGCGCGAGAACCGGGATGCGATGCCCGCCGAGCAGGTCGCCCGACTGGAGGAGTTCCGGGACCATGCCGGCACCGGCTTCATGGGCGAGGTCTTCCCCTACCTCGGGGTGCCCGTGTCGCTTTTCATCTACCTCCTCCTGGCCTCGGCGGGGCTGAACGTCGGCGTGGGGCTCACCGGGCAGAAGCTGGGCTTCCGCAACGCCGTCTCCATCGTCTCCCTGGCATCGGTGGCCATGGCCGCGGGGGTGGTGGTGATGCTGGTCCTGGTGCTGGTGAAGGGCGACGTTTACGTGGGGACCAACCTGGGGCTTCTGTTCCCCCGGATGCCCTCGGAGTGGTATATGAAGGTCTTGAGGGGCTTCGCCTCCCAGATAGACGTTTTCTCCGCCTGGAGCGTCTATCTGCTCACCGTCGGCGTGCGCGAGGTGACCGGGCTTTCCGTGAAACGCTCCTTCAGGGTCGTATTCATCCTCTGGCTGCTCTGGGCGCTCGTGATGACGGCCCTGAGCTACTTCGGCTTCGCCCAATGA
- a CDS encoding phosphatidylglycerophosphatase A — translation MAFVKRTRIPEKPPLRLWEAPYLVVGSFGGTGFFPVASGTVASLAACALYVILPPWPWLAGALGALIFLFGVPATSWMAVRYRDPDPSQATADEGAVMLLILAFFPREWGYMALAFLLFRFFDIAKLPPCRRIERLSGGWGIMLDDLAAGVYAVALLAVVYLTKLMPVWARVPLPNLWF, via the coding sequence ATGGCGTTCGTGAAGCGGACCCGAATTCCCGAAAAACCGCCGCTGCGGTTGTGGGAGGCGCCCTACCTGGTCGTCGGCAGCTTCGGCGGCACGGGGTTCTTCCCCGTCGCCTCGGGCACGGTGGCGAGTCTCGCGGCCTGTGCGCTCTACGTTATACTGCCCCCCTGGCCCTGGCTCGCGGGCGCGCTGGGCGCACTCATCTTCCTCTTCGGCGTTCCGGCGACGAGTTGGATGGCCGTCCGCTACCGCGACCCGGACCCCAGCCAGGCCACCGCGGACGAGGGCGCGGTGATGCTGTTGATTCTCGCCTTCTTTCCCCGGGAGTGGGGCTACATGGCCCTCGCCTTCCTTCTCTTCCGCTTCTTCGACATCGCCAAGCTTCCACCCTGCCGCCGGATCGAGCGGCTGTCCGGCGGGTGGGGGATCATGCTCGACGACCTGGCGGCCGGAGTTTACGCCGTCGCCCTCCTGGCGGTCGTTTACCTGACGAAACTGATGCCCGTCTGGGCCCGCGTCCCCCTGCCCAACCTCTGGTTCTAG
- the pgsA gene encoding CDP-diacylglycerol--glycerol-3-phosphate 3-phosphatidyltransferase yields the protein MTLPNRLTLFRIALAPLFVVAVAFGHFYAYLAALLLLALAALTDLADGRIARKTETRSAFGEFADPLADKLFVVTALVSFAAVEAVPWWLALIVIWRELIVTTLRAYAAHRGVDIPPSRLGKAKTLMQMVAVLAVLAYLTARAGFPVLGWEWKESLDLGFRIAYLVILGLSVAQTVLSGALYLCNARKLLRSGIEGKEGGWRS from the coding sequence ATGACGCTGCCGAACAGGCTGACCCTCTTTAGAATCGCTCTGGCGCCGCTCTTCGTGGTGGCGGTGGCCTTTGGGCATTTCTACGCCTATCTGGCGGCGCTGCTCCTCCTCGCCCTGGCCGCCCTCACCGACCTCGCCGACGGCCGCATCGCGAGAAAAACCGAGACCCGGTCCGCCTTCGGGGAGTTCGCCGATCCCCTGGCGGACAAGCTCTTCGTCGTCACCGCCCTCGTCTCCTTCGCCGCCGTGGAAGCGGTGCCCTGGTGGCTGGCGCTCATCGTTATCTGGCGGGAGTTGATCGTCACGACGCTGCGGGCCTACGCCGCCCATCGCGGAGTGGATATCCCGCCGTCCCGTCTGGGCAAGGCCAAGACCCTGATGCAGATGGTCGCGGTGCTGGCGGTGCTGGCCTACTTGACGGCCCGCGCCGGCTTCCCCGTCCTCGGGTGGGAGTGGAAAGAGAGCCTCGACCTCGGGTTCCGGATAGCTTACCTGGTGATTCTGGGGCTCTCCGTGGCGCAGACGGTTCTCTCCGGCGCGCTCTACCTCTGCAACGCCCGAAAGCTTCTGCGGAGCGGAATCGAGGGGAAGGAGGGCGGATGGCGTTCGTGA
- the rimO gene encoding 30S ribosomal protein S12 methylthiotransferase RimO, whose product MDEAPKRVHIVSLGCAKALVDTEVMLAQLERRGYLPTNDEEAELYLINTCGFLAEALEETFSEIERLVEFKEAHPGSRLAVVGCASEALKGGIAERFPQVDLVAGTGALARIGELVGRLERRRKAEPLLDFPPPGGVYDGNPDPLPERVALTLPHIAYLKLAEGCDLGCTFCAIPALRGPQRSRPVETLVAEAVSLVEEGVRELILVAQETTAYGRDLYGEPSLVRLLAAMSLQLPEDDVWLRLLYPNPARVDAELLECFTNYPQLVPYLDFPFQHADGAVLKSMGRPGDAEALSAVIALTRKTVPGLVLRGTALVGFPTEDQAAFDRLVRFVEETGFDHLGVFTFSARPGTRAADELGDPVSQEMKELRAEALHDIQEAISFAGHARLVGTQDDVLVDAVAASGAIARGRRFCPDVDGVVEVALPEGHGWLPGDFRRVAYTAAQPYDLYAEPVTEE is encoded by the coding sequence GTGGATGAAGCCCCGAAGAGAGTCCACATCGTTTCTCTTGGCTGCGCCAAGGCGCTGGTGGACACCGAGGTCATGCTGGCCCAGCTCGAGCGGCGCGGGTACTTGCCGACCAACGACGAGGAGGCCGAGCTCTACCTCATCAACACCTGCGGCTTCCTGGCCGAGGCGCTGGAGGAGACTTTCTCCGAAATAGAGCGGCTGGTCGAGTTCAAGGAGGCGCACCCCGGCTCGCGGCTGGCCGTGGTGGGCTGCGCGTCCGAGGCGTTGAAGGGCGGGATAGCCGAGCGTTTTCCCCAGGTGGACCTCGTGGCCGGGACCGGGGCGCTGGCCCGTATCGGCGAGCTGGTGGGCCGGTTGGAGCGGCGCAGGAAGGCCGAACCGCTCCTGGATTTCCCCCCGCCCGGAGGGGTCTACGACGGAAACCCCGACCCCCTTCCCGAGAGGGTGGCGCTCACCCTGCCGCACATCGCCTACCTCAAGCTGGCCGAGGGCTGCGATCTGGGTTGCACCTTCTGCGCCATTCCCGCCCTGCGCGGGCCCCAGCGGAGCCGCCCCGTGGAAACGCTGGTCGCCGAGGCGGTGTCCCTGGTCGAGGAGGGGGTGCGGGAGCTGATTCTCGTCGCCCAGGAAACCACGGCGTACGGGCGCGACCTCTACGGCGAGCCGTCCCTCGTGCGGCTGCTGGCCGCGATGAGCCTTCAATTGCCCGAGGATGACGTCTGGCTTCGATTGCTCTACCCGAACCCCGCCCGGGTGGACGCGGAGCTGCTGGAGTGTTTTACGAATTACCCCCAGCTCGTGCCCTACCTCGATTTCCCCTTCCAGCACGCCGACGGAGCCGTGCTCAAGTCCATGGGCCGTCCCGGCGACGCGGAAGCGCTTTCCGCCGTCATCGCGCTGACGCGGAAGACCGTGCCGGGACTGGTCCTGCGCGGAACCGCCCTGGTCGGCTTCCCCACCGAGGACCAGGCCGCCTTCGATAGGCTGGTCCGCTTCGTGGAGGAGACGGGGTTCGACCACCTCGGGGTATTTACTTTCTCCGCCCGGCCGGGGACGCGCGCCGCCGACGAGCTCGGCGACCCCGTTTCGCAGGAGATGAAGGAGCTACGCGCCGAGGCGCTCCACGACATCCAGGAAGCCATCTCCTTCGCCGGGCACGCCCGTCTGGTGGGCACGCAAGACGACGTACTGGTGGACGCCGTCGCCGCGAGTGGGGCCATAGCCCGTGGCCGCCGCTTCTGCCCCGACGTGGACGGAGTGGTCGAGGTGGCCCTGCCGGAGGGGCACGGCTGGCTGCCCGGTGATTTCAGGCGTGTCGCCTACACCGCGGCCCAGCCCTACGACCTCTACGCCGAGCCGGTGACTGAAGAATGA